Proteins from a single region of Macaca fascicularis isolate 582-1 chromosome 5, T2T-MFA8v1.1:
- the ATP5ME gene encoding ATP synthase F(0) complex subunit e, mitochondrial, whose protein sequence is MVPPVEVSPLIKLGRYSALFLGMAYGATRYNYLKPRAEEERRIEAEEKKRQDELKRIARELAEAQDDSILK, encoded by the exons ATGGTGCCGCCGGTGGAGGTCTCTCCGCTCATCAAG CTCGGCCGCTACTCCGCCCTGTTCCTCGGTATGGCCTACGGAGCCACGCGCTACA ATTACCTAAAACCTCgggcagaagaggagaggaggataGAAGCagaggagaagaagaggcagGATGAACTGAAACGGATTGCCAGAGAATTGGCAGAAG CCCAAGATGACAGCATATTAAAGTGA
- the MYL5 gene encoding myosin light chain 5 isoform X4, whose translation MASRKTKKKEGGALRAQRASSNVFSNFEQTQIQEFKEAFTLMDQNRDGFIDKEDLKDTYASLGKTNVKDDELDAMLKEASGPINFTMFLNMFGEKLSGTDAEETILNAFKMLDPDGKGKINKE comes from the exons ATG GCCAGCAGGAAGACCAAGAAGAAGGAAGGGGGTGCCCTCCGGGCCCAGAGAGCCTCATCCAATGTCTTCTCCAACTTCGAGCAGACTCagatccaggagttcaaggag GCATTCACACTCATGGATCAGAACCGAGACGGCTTCATCGACAAGGAGGACCTGAAGGACACCTACGCCTCCCTGG GCAAGACCAATGTCAAGGACGATGAGCTGGACGCCATGCTCAAAGAGGCCTCGGGGCCCATCAACTTCACCATGTTTCTGAACATGTTTGGGGAGAAGCTGAGTG GTACCGATGCCGAGGAGACCATTCTAAACGCCTTCAAGATGCTGGACCCAGACGGGAAAGGGAAAATCAACAAGGAGTA G
- the MYL5 gene encoding myosin light chain 5 isoform X1, giving the protein MASRKTKKKEGGALRAQRASSNVFSNFEQTQIQEFKEAFTLMDQNRDGFIDKEDLKDTYASLGKTNVKDDELDAMLKEASGPINFTMFLNMFGEKLSGTDAEETILNAFKMLDPDGKGKINKEYIKRLLMSQADKMTADEVDQMFQFASIDAAGNLDYKALSYVITHGEEKEE; this is encoded by the exons ATG GCCAGCAGGAAGACCAAGAAGAAGGAAGGGGGTGCCCTCCGGGCCCAGAGAGCCTCATCCAATGTCTTCTCCAACTTCGAGCAGACTCagatccaggagttcaaggag GCATTCACACTCATGGATCAGAACCGAGACGGCTTCATCGACAAGGAGGACCTGAAGGACACCTACGCCTCCCTGG GCAAGACCAATGTCAAGGACGATGAGCTGGACGCCATGCTCAAAGAGGCCTCGGGGCCCATCAACTTCACCATGTTTCTGAACATGTTTGGGGAGAAGCTGAGTG GTACCGATGCCGAGGAGACCATTCTAAACGCCTTCAAGATGCTGGACCCAGACGGGAAAGGGAAAATCAACAAGGAGTA CATCAAGCGTCTGCTGATGTCCCAGGCTGACAAGATGACAGCGGATGAG GTGGACCAGATGTTCCAGTTCGCCTCCATCGATGCCGCGGGCAACCTGGACTACAAGGCGCTGAGCTACGTGATCACCCAcggggaggaaaaggaggagtgA
- the MYL5 gene encoding myosin light chain 5 isoform X2, translated as MASRKTKKKEGGALRAQRASSNVFSNFEQTQIQEFKEAFTLMDQNRDGFIDKEDLKDTYASLGTDAEETILNAFKMLDPDGKGKINKEYIKRLLMSQADKMTADEVDQMFQFASIDAAGNLDYKALSYVITHGEEKEE; from the exons ATG GCCAGCAGGAAGACCAAGAAGAAGGAAGGGGGTGCCCTCCGGGCCCAGAGAGCCTCATCCAATGTCTTCTCCAACTTCGAGCAGACTCagatccaggagttcaaggag GCATTCACACTCATGGATCAGAACCGAGACGGCTTCATCGACAAGGAGGACCTGAAGGACACCTACGCCTCCCTGG GTACCGATGCCGAGGAGACCATTCTAAACGCCTTCAAGATGCTGGACCCAGACGGGAAAGGGAAAATCAACAAGGAGTA CATCAAGCGTCTGCTGATGTCCCAGGCTGACAAGATGACAGCGGATGAG GTGGACCAGATGTTCCAGTTCGCCTCCATCGATGCCGCGGGCAACCTGGACTACAAGGCGCTGAGCTACGTGATCACCCAcggggaggaaaaggaggagtgA
- the MYL5 gene encoding myosin light chain 5 isoform X5, translating to MASRKTKKKEGGALRAQRASSNVFSNFEQTQIQEFKEAFTLMDQNRDGFIDKEDLKDTYASLGTDAEETILNAFKMLDPDGKGKINKE from the exons ATG GCCAGCAGGAAGACCAAGAAGAAGGAAGGGGGTGCCCTCCGGGCCCAGAGAGCCTCATCCAATGTCTTCTCCAACTTCGAGCAGACTCagatccaggagttcaaggag GCATTCACACTCATGGATCAGAACCGAGACGGCTTCATCGACAAGGAGGACCTGAAGGACACCTACGCCTCCCTGG GTACCGATGCCGAGGAGACCATTCTAAACGCCTTCAAGATGCTGGACCCAGACGGGAAAGGGAAAATCAACAAGGAGTA G
- the MYL5 gene encoding myosin light chain 5 isoform X3 — translation MDQNRDGFIDKEDLKDTYASLGKTNVKDDELDAMLKEASGPINFTMFLNMFGEKLSGTDAEETILNAFKMLDPDGKGKINKEYIKRLLMSQADKMTADEVDQMFQFASIDAAGNLDYKALSYVITHGEEKEE, via the exons ATGGATCAGAACCGAGACGGCTTCATCGACAAGGAGGACCTGAAGGACACCTACGCCTCCCTGG GCAAGACCAATGTCAAGGACGATGAGCTGGACGCCATGCTCAAAGAGGCCTCGGGGCCCATCAACTTCACCATGTTTCTGAACATGTTTGGGGAGAAGCTGAGTG GTACCGATGCCGAGGAGACCATTCTAAACGCCTTCAAGATGCTGGACCCAGACGGGAAAGGGAAAATCAACAAGGAGTA CATCAAGCGTCTGCTGATGTCCCAGGCTGACAAGATGACAGCGGATGAG GTGGACCAGATGTTCCAGTTCGCCTCCATCGATGCCGCGGGCAACCTGGACTACAAGGCGCTGAGCTACGTGATCACCCAcggggaggaaaaggaggagtgA
- the SLC49A3 gene encoding LOW QUALITY PROTEIN: solute carrier family 49 member A3 (The sequence of the model RefSeq protein was modified relative to this genomic sequence to represent the inferred CDS: inserted 2 bases in 1 codon), whose amino-acid sequence MEPRTMAGQTGADPGLAEPGALCAQQAHRTYARRWVFLLVVSLVSCSNAMLWLSFAPVADIVAEHFVLSMAQVNWLSLVYLVVSTLFGLVAIWVLDSVGLRGATILGAWLNFAGSVLRIVPCVVVGTQNPFAFLMGGQSLCALAQSLVIFSPAKVAALWFPEHQRATANMLTTISNPLGVLVANMLSPALVKKGEDILLMLGVYAIPAGVVCLLSTICLRESVPPTPPSAGAASSTSEKFLDGLKLLVRNKAYVILAVCFGGCIGISYSFSTLLQQILCASGYSNGFSGLCGALFIAFGILGALALGPYVDRTKHFTEATKIGLCLVSLACMAFALVSLLQGQALALATTCSLLGLFGFSVTPVAMELAVECSFPVGEGAAVGLIFVLGQVEGIFIMLAMMALTVQCSERSFSTCQQGEDPLDWTASVLLMAGLCNLFSCILVLFFHTSYRRLQAESGKSSSTQNAAAVGGADSRRGVDRGGAGRAGVLGPSRATPECXRRGASLEDPREPQSPHPICCRATPRAQGPAATDAPSRPGELAGSVLASRFIDQAGPHSSFSSPWVIT is encoded by the exons ATGGAGCCGCGGACGATGGCAGGACAGACGGGGGCAGACCCCGGGTTGGCAGAGCCCGGGGCCCTGTGTGCACAACAGGCCCACCGCACCTACGCTCGCCGCTGGGTGTTCCTGCTCGTAGTCAGCCTGGTCAGCTGCTCCAACGCCATG CTGTGGCTCAGCTTTGCACCTGTGGCTGACATCGTTGCCGAGCACTTCGTCCTGTCCATGGCGCAGGTCAACTGGCTGTCACTGGTCTACCTCGTGGTATCCACCCTGTTTGGCCTGGTGGCCATCTGGGTCCTGGACTCCGTCGGGCTCCGTGGGGCG ACCATCCTGGGCGCGTGGCTGAACTTTGCCGGGAGTGTGCTACGCATCGTGCCCTGCGTGGTTGTTGGGACCCAAAACCCATTTGCCTTCCTCATGGGTGGCCAGAGCCTCTGTGCCCTTGCCCAGAGCCTGGTCATCTTCTCTCCAGCCAAGGTGGCTGCCTTGTGGTTCCCAGAGCACCAGCGAGCCACGGCCAACATGCTCACCACCATAT CGAACCCCCTGGGCGTCCTTGTGGCCAACATGCTGTCCCCTGCGCTGGTCAAGAAGGGCGAGGACATTCTGTTAATG cTCGGTGTCTATGCCATCCCTGCTGGCGTTGTCTGCCTGCTGTCCACCATCTGCCTCCGGGAGAGCGtgccccccaccccgccctcTGCCGGGGCTGCCAGCTCCACCTCAGAGAAGTTCCTGGATGGGCTCAAGCTG CTGGTGCGGAATAAGGCCTATGTCATCCTGGCTGTGTGCTTCGGGGGATGCATCGGGATCTCCTACAGCTTCTCAACCCTCCTGCAGCAGATCCTCTGTGCAAGCGGCTACTCCAAT GGGTTTTCTGGCCTCTGTGGAGCTCTCTTCATCGCGTTTGGGATCCTGGGGGCGCTGGCTCTCGGCCCCTACGTGGACCGGACCAAGCACTTCACTGAGGCCACCAAGATCGGCCTGTGCCTGGTCTCTCTGGCCTGCATGGCCTTTGCCCTG GTGTCCCTGCTGCAGGGACAGGCCCTTGCCCTGGCCACCACCTGCTCGCTCCTCGGGCTCTTTGGCTTCTCGGTGACCCCCGTGGCCATGGAGTTGGCAGTCGAGTGTTCCTTCCCCGTGGGGGAGGGGGCTGCCGTAGGCCTGATCTTTGTGCTGGG GCAGGTCGAGGGAATATTCATCATGCTGGCGATGATGGCACTGACTGTGCAATGCTCGGAGCGGTCCTTCTCCACCTGCCAGCAGGGGGAGGATCCACTTGACTGGACAG CGTCTGTGCTGCTGATGGCCGGCCTGTGCAACCTCTTCAGCTGCATCCTGGTACTCTTCTTCCACACCTCATACCGGCGCCTGCAGGCAGAGTCTGGCAAGTCCTCCTCCACCCAGAACGC GGCGGCCGTGGGCGGCGCAGACTCAAGGCGGGGTGTGGACCGAGGGGGAGCGGGAAGGGCTGGGGTCCTGGGGCCCAGCAGGGCGACTCCGGAGTG AAGGCGGGGGGCCTCGCTAGAGGACCCCAGAGAGCCCCAGAGCCCCCACCCTATCTGCTGCCGAGCGACCCCTCGCGCACAGGGCCCAGCAGCCACGGACGCGCCCTCCCGCCCCGGCGAACTCGCAGGCAGCGTCCTAGCGTCCAGGTTTATTGACCAGGCCGGGCCTcactcctccttttcctccccgTGGGTGATCACGTAG